The following are encoded together in the Azospirillum lipoferum 4B genome:
- a CDS encoding histidine phosphatase family protein, which produces MNAVSLTPLTVTRWWLIRHAPVHNPDNVICGSSDREADTGNRAAAVSLSASLPADALWLTSPLRRSRQTAQALWTRNPRLADTAVVEPELAEQDFGEWEGISHDTAAMRDAEAAARFWRDPARHAPPSGESFATVMERTAAALRRLTGLHAGRDVVAVIHAGTIRGALALALDLTPEAALRLRIDPWSLTRIDHYHAGTGSWSVGGVNALPGTF; this is translated from the coding sequence ATGAATGCGGTGAGCCTCACCCCCCTGACCGTCACCCGCTGGTGGCTGATCCGCCATGCGCCGGTCCACAACCCCGACAACGTCATCTGCGGGTCGAGCGACCGCGAGGCCGACACCGGCAACCGTGCGGCGGCGGTATCCCTCTCGGCCAGCCTCCCCGCCGATGCCCTGTGGCTGACCAGCCCGCTCCGCCGCAGCCGGCAGACCGCGCAGGCGCTGTGGACCCGTAACCCCCGGCTTGCCGACACGGCGGTGGTGGAGCCGGAGCTGGCCGAGCAGGATTTCGGCGAGTGGGAGGGCATCAGCCACGACACCGCGGCGATGCGCGATGCGGAGGCGGCGGCCCGCTTCTGGCGCGACCCGGCCCGCCACGCCCCGCCCAGCGGCGAGAGCTTCGCCACGGTGATGGAGCGCACGGCGGCGGCGCTGCGGCGGCTGACCGGCCTCCATGCCGGACGCGACGTGGTCGCGGTGATCCATGCCGGAACCATCCGCGGCGCGCTGGCGCTGGCATTGGATTTGACGCCGGAGGCGGCGCTGCGGCTGCGGATCGATCCCTGGTCGCTGACCCGGATCGACCACTACCACGCCGGGACAGGATCCTGGTCGGTCGGGGGAGTGAACGCACTGCCCGGAACCTTTTGA
- the truA gene encoding tRNA pseudouridine(38-40) synthase TruA produces the protein MQRWKLTVEYDGRPFVGWQRQDNGPSVQQSLEEAVQRLSGEVVRVHGSGRTDAGVHALGQVCHFDLEKPFTGLKLRDALNFHLKPAPIAVLEVEAVTGDFHARLTSTGRAYVYRIVNRRAPLALDAGRAWHVTRPLDAEAMHAAAQVLVGQHDFTSFRAALCQAKSPVKTLDRLDVERQGDEIRVHAAARSFLHHQVRNMVGTLELVGAGKWSVDDVRRALEARDRAKAGPTCPPDGLYFKLARY, from the coding sequence GTGCAGCGCTGGAAACTGACCGTCGAGTATGACGGCCGCCCCTTCGTCGGCTGGCAGCGCCAGGACAACGGCCCCTCCGTCCAGCAGAGCCTGGAGGAGGCGGTGCAGCGCCTGTCGGGCGAGGTGGTGCGGGTCCATGGCTCCGGCCGCACCGATGCCGGGGTGCATGCGCTCGGGCAGGTCTGCCATTTCGACCTGGAAAAGCCCTTCACCGGCCTGAAGCTGCGCGACGCCCTGAACTTCCACCTGAAGCCGGCGCCCATCGCGGTGCTGGAGGTGGAGGCGGTCACCGGGGACTTCCACGCCCGCCTGACCTCGACCGGGCGCGCCTATGTCTACCGCATCGTCAACCGCCGGGCGCCGCTGGCTCTCGACGCCGGCCGGGCCTGGCACGTCACCCGCCCGCTGGATGCGGAGGCGATGCACGCGGCGGCGCAGGTGCTGGTCGGCCAGCATGACTTCACCAGCTTCCGCGCGGCGCTGTGTCAGGCCAAGTCGCCGGTGAAGACGCTCGACCGGCTGGATGTGGAGCGCCAGGGCGACGAAATCCGCGTTCACGCCGCCGCGCGCTCCTTCCTGCACCACCAGGTCCGCAACATGGTCGGCACGCTGGAACTGGTGGGGGCCGGCAAATGGAGCGTGGACGATGTCCGCCGCGCGCTGGAGGCCCGCGACCGCGCCAAGGCCGGGCCGACCTGCCCGCCGGATGGGTTGTATTTCAAGTTGGCCCGCTACTAA
- the fmt gene encoding methionyl-tRNA formyltransferase, translated as MTPLRLVFMGTPDFAVPSLAALIEAGHQVVCAYSQPPRPAGRGQQVQKSPVHRFAEEHGIPVRTPKSLRNAEAQAEFADLKADVAVVAAYGLILPQPILDAPRLGCVNVHGSLLPRWRGAAPIQRSILAGDAETGITIMQMDIGLDTGAMLSKEAVAITPATTASSLHDELAALGARMIAPALEGLAAGTLAAVPQPEEGVTYAAKLTREDGRLDWTQPAAYVERQVRALTPWPGCWFDAANGERIKVLAAESATGGGTPGTLLDERLTVACADGAVRLVKVQRPGKAPVDGAAFLRGFALAVGQPVSAPVSTEAVAD; from the coding sequence ATGACCCCGCTCCGTCTCGTCTTCATGGGCACGCCCGATTTCGCCGTGCCCAGCCTTGCCGCGCTGATCGAGGCGGGGCATCAGGTCGTCTGCGCCTACAGCCAGCCGCCGCGCCCGGCCGGCCGTGGCCAGCAGGTGCAGAAATCGCCCGTCCACCGCTTCGCCGAGGAGCACGGCATCCCCGTGCGCACGCCCAAGAGCCTGCGCAATGCCGAGGCACAGGCGGAGTTCGCCGACCTCAAGGCCGACGTCGCAGTGGTCGCCGCCTATGGCCTGATCCTGCCGCAGCCGATCCTGGATGCGCCGCGGCTGGGTTGCGTCAACGTGCATGGCTCGCTGCTGCCGCGCTGGCGCGGTGCGGCGCCGATCCAGCGCTCCATCCTGGCCGGCGATGCCGAGACCGGGATCACCATCATGCAGATGGACATCGGGCTCGATACCGGCGCCATGCTGTCGAAGGAGGCGGTGGCGATCACCCCCGCCACCACCGCCAGCAGCCTGCATGACGAACTGGCGGCGCTGGGCGCCCGTATGATCGCTCCGGCGCTGGAAGGGCTGGCCGCCGGCACGCTGGCCGCCGTGCCGCAGCCGGAGGAGGGCGTCACCTACGCCGCCAAGCTGACGCGCGAGGATGGCCGGCTCGACTGGACCCAGCCCGCCGCTTATGTCGAGCGGCAGGTCCGCGCGCTCACCCCCTGGCCCGGCTGCTGGTTCGATGCCGCCAACGGCGAACGCATCAAGGTTCTGGCCGCCGAATCCGCGACCGGCGGCGGCACGCCCGGCACGCTTCTGGACGAGCGGCTGACGGTCGCCTGCGCCGACGGCGCGGTGCGGCTGGTCAAGGTGCAACGGCCGGGCAAGGCGCCGGTGGACGGGGCGGCCTTCCTGCGCGGCTTCGCGCTGGCGGTCGGGCAGCCGGTCTCCGCCCCCGTGTCCACCGAAGCCGTCGCGGACTGA
- the def gene encoding peptide deformylase yields the protein MARLPILVAPHPILKRKAQPVAEVDVRVVKLMDDMVETMYDANGIGLAAPQVGVLDRVIVVDVHEKDDPPNPIRLANPEIVWSSDEKAVCEEGCLSVPEQYADVTRPQRIRVRYLDEKNRQQEFEADGMLATCIQHEIDHLNGVLFVDYLSMLKRNILLKKVQKLQKATA from the coding sequence ATGGCCCGTCTTCCGATCCTCGTCGCCCCGCATCCGATCCTGAAGCGCAAGGCGCAACCCGTTGCCGAAGTGGATGTGCGCGTCGTCAAGCTGATGGACGACATGGTGGAGACCATGTACGACGCCAACGGCATCGGTCTGGCCGCTCCGCAGGTCGGCGTGCTCGACCGCGTCATCGTCGTCGACGTCCATGAGAAGGACGATCCGCCGAACCCGATCCGCCTTGCCAACCCGGAAATCGTCTGGTCGTCCGACGAGAAGGCGGTGTGCGAGGAGGGCTGCCTGTCGGTGCCGGAGCAGTATGCCGACGTCACCCGTCCCCAGCGCATCCGTGTCCGCTATCTGGATGAAAAGAACCGGCAGCAGGAGTTCGAGGCCGACGGGATGCTCGCCACCTGCATCCAGCATGAGATCGACCATCTGAACGGCGTTCTGTTCGTCGATTACCTGTCTATGCTGAAGCGGAACATCCTGCTGAAGAAGGTCCAGAAGCTGCAGAAGGCGACGGCCTGA
- the cobS gene encoding adenosylcobinamide-GDP ribazoletransferase gives MRDATTAPSPSPRWTQDAALALVFLTRLPLPAIGPLDGPLAEGASARAMGWFPLVGALVGLAGGAVFALAASLNLPPLAGALLALAATVRLTGGLHEDGAADVADGFGGGRDLARKLEIMRDSRVGSYGVLALVFSVGIRAAALAALPVPAAVAALVAAGALSRCGLAAMARVLSPARRDGLAAAQGRPAMATVLLALVFGIAVAAAALGGLALPTLAASLLGVTAVGALARRHLGGQTGDVFGAAQQVAEAAVLLTLSALIGAAA, from the coding sequence ATGCGTGATGCGACCACCGCCCCCTCCCCTTCCCCGCGCTGGACCCAGGACGCCGCCTTGGCGCTGGTGTTCCTGACCCGCCTGCCCTTGCCCGCCATCGGCCCGCTCGACGGACCGCTGGCCGAAGGAGCTTCGGCGCGGGCGATGGGGTGGTTTCCGCTGGTGGGGGCGCTGGTCGGGCTGGCCGGCGGTGCCGTGTTCGCATTGGCGGCATCGCTGAACCTGCCGCCGCTGGCCGGGGCGCTGCTGGCCTTGGCGGCGACCGTCCGGCTGACCGGCGGGCTGCACGAGGACGGCGCGGCCGATGTCGCCGACGGATTCGGTGGCGGGCGCGATCTGGCGCGGAAGCTGGAGATCATGCGCGACAGCCGGGTCGGCAGCTATGGCGTGCTGGCGCTGGTCTTTTCGGTCGGCATTCGCGCGGCGGCGCTGGCGGCCCTGCCGGTGCCGGCGGCGGTCGCGGCGCTGGTGGCGGCGGGCGCCCTGTCGCGTTGCGGGCTGGCGGCGATGGCGCGTGTGCTGTCCCCAGCGCGGCGCGACGGGCTGGCCGCGGCGCAGGGCCGGCCGGCGATGGCGACGGTGCTGCTGGCGCTCGTCTTCGGCATTGCGGTGGCGGCGGCGGCTCTCGGCGGGCTGGCCCTGCCGACACTGGCGGCGTCCCTTCTGGGGGTGACCGCGGTGGGAGCGCTCGCCCGGCGCCATCTCGGCGGGCAGACCGGCGACGTCTTCGGCGCCGCCCAGCAGGTGGCGGAGGCCGCGGTGCTGCTGACCTTATCGGCCCTCATTGGAGCAGCGGCATGA
- a CDS encoding pyridoxamine 5'-phosphate oxidase family protein, with product MVHSSTAGHSPDQGPDKGDVKKLWEMMKGVQVAMMTTLDDNGRLNSRPMATLSHAGFEDGTLWFFTRAHSEKVAEIDRHWRVNLAYANPDKQDYISVSGIAEVVRDRDKIRFLWRDIMTTWFPQGPDDPEVALLKVSVDQAEYWDSPSSTMVYAYGYVKAKLTGQSPDPGDNAKIAFQ from the coding sequence ATGGTCCATAGCAGCACCGCCGGCCACAGCCCCGACCAGGGCCCCGACAAGGGCGACGTCAAAAAGCTCTGGGAGATGATGAAGGGCGTTCAGGTCGCGATGATGACGACGCTGGACGACAACGGCCGGCTGAACTCCCGTCCGATGGCGACACTGTCCCATGCGGGTTTCGAAGACGGCACCTTGTGGTTCTTCACCCGCGCCCATTCCGAAAAGGTGGCGGAGATCGACCGCCATTGGCGCGTCAACCTCGCCTACGCCAATCCCGACAAGCAGGATTACATTTCGGTTTCAGGCATCGCCGAAGTGGTGCGCGACCGCGACAAGATCCGCTTCCTGTGGCGCGACATCATGACCACCTGGTTCCCCCAGGGGCCTGACGACCCGGAGGTCGCCCTGCTGAAGGTGTCGGTCGATCAGGCCGAATATTGGGACAGCCCGTCGAGCACCATGGTCTACGCCTATGGCTATGTGAAAGCGAAGCTGACCGGCCAGTCGCCCGATCCCGGCGACAACGCGAAGATCGCGTTTCAGTGA